The genomic interval GGCTTGAGTCCGATGCGGGACATGGGTCTTCCTCCTGCCCGGCTGTTTACCAGACCTCGCAGAGGATCTCGCCCCCAACGCCCCTGGTACGGCATTGGTGGTCGGTCATGATCCCCTGGTTGGTCGAGACGATAGCTATTCCGTAGCCGCCACGGACCTTCGGAATGCTCAACTTGTCGGCGTAGATGCGTCGACCCGGCTTGCTCACGCGCTGGAGGCCTTCGATGACGCCGGTCTGCTTGCCGTTGCGCACGTAGTACTTCAACGTGATGCGCACGGTGCCCTGGGGCCCCTCGTCGGTCTCGTCGACCTTCGCCACGTAGCCCTGGGCCTCGAGTAGGTGCGCCAGCGCCTTCTTGGTGTTGGACGCGGGCATCTCCACCTTGCGGTGGCCGGCCTGGATGGCGTTGCGGATGCGCGTCAGCATATCCGCGATGGGATCGGTCATGCTCATGTCTCAAGCTCCTCGCAGCGTGTTACCAGCTCGACTTGACGACTCCGGGCAGGTCGCCCTGCAGCGCCAGTTCGCGGAAGCAGATGCGGCAGACGCCGAACTTCCGGTAGTATGCCCTCGCCCGTCCGCAACGGCGGCACCGGGTGTATGCTCGCACCTTGTACTTGGGCGGCCGGTTGGCCTTGGCGATCAGCGACTTCTTGGCCAATTCGATTCCTCCTCTAGCGCCGGAAGGGCATGCCCAGCTGCTTCAGCAGCTCCCGGCCCTCCTCGTCGTTCTTCGCGGTGGTCACGAAGGTGATGTTCAGGCCGCGCGGTTCTTCCACCTTGTCGTAGTCGATCTCGGGAAAGACCAGCTGGTCCTTCAGGCCGACCGTATAATCGCCCCCGCCGCTCAACCGGTCCGAGACGCCGCGGAAGTCGCGGATGCGGGGCAGGGTGAAGTTGATGAAGCGATCCATGAACTCCCACATGCGCTCGCCGCGCAAGGTGACCCGCGCGCCGATGGCCATGCCCTCGCGCAACTTGAAGTTCGATATCGACTTGCGGGCCTTGGTCTTCACGGGTTGCTGGCCCGCGATGATCTCCAGGTCGCTCAGCGCGCTCTCCAGGGTCTTCGGGTTCTGGATCGCGCGGCCAAGACCCATGTTCAGGACGATCTTGGTCGGTCGGGGAATCATCATCGGGTTCTTGAACCCGAATTTCTCCTGCAACGCCCGCCTGACGTCGTTCTCGTAGAATTCCCTCATCCTCGGCTTCGACATTTCTTTCCTCCTGCCTGGCCGGCTAGTTGGCGAGCATCTCGCCGCAAAGCTTGCAGGTTCTCACGCGCATGCCATCTCCCAGCACCTCGGTGCCGGTACGGGCCGCCTTGCCGCACTTGGGGCAGATCAGCATCAGGTTGGAGGCCTCGATGCTGGCCTCCTTCTCGATGATGCCGCCCTGGGGCGCCTGCTTGGACTGGCGCGTGTGGCGCTTGATCAGGTTGACCTTCTCGACGATCACACGCCCGGCGTCGGGATAGACCTTGAGGACCTCTCCCTCCATGCCCTTGTGATTGCCGGAGATGACCCGGACCTTGTCCTTCTTCTTGATGTGCATCACAGCACCTCCGGCGCGAGGGAGACGATCTTCATGAACTTCTTCTCCCGCAGTTCCCGGGCTACGGGTCCGAAGATGCGCGTGCCCACCGGCTCCTTGTCATCGTTGATGATGACCGCGGAGTTCTCGCCGAAGCGGATGTAGGAGCCGTCCTTGCGGCCGATCTCCTTGCGGGTGCGCACGACGACCGCCTTGACGACCGTCCCCTTCTTGACGTTGCCGTTGGGGATGGCGCTCTTGACCGCGCATACGATGATGTCGCCGACCCGGGCGTAACGCCTGCGCGACCCGCCCAGCACGCGGATGCACATGGCGGTCTTGGCGCCGGAGTTGTCCGCGATGTTCAGCATCGTGTGTACTTGGATCATTGCCGTCTCTCCCTGGCTACTTCGCGCGCTCGAGGATCTCGGCCACGCGCCAGCGCTTGGTCTTGGAGTAGGGCCGCGTCGACATGACCTTCACGGTATCGCCGGCGTGGCACTCATTGGCCTCGTCGTGGGCCTTGATCTTGATCGAGCGGTTGATGATCCGCTTGTAGAGGGGGTGCGGAAAACGGCGGTCGATCTTCACGACCACGGTCTTGTCCATCAGGTCGGACACGACGGTGCCGATTCGCGTAGCCCTCAGGTTCCTCTCCGACTGCGTCATCGTTCAAACTCCCACCCCGCGGGCGCGCCGCGGGAAACCGGGCGCCCTAGCGCCCTGCCTTCTTCTCGTTCACGACCGTCTTGATGACGGCCAGCTCGCGTCGGGCGATACGAACGGACAAGGGATTGTCCAGGCGGCGCATATTCAACTGCATGCGCAGATTGAGCAGATCCTCGGACTTCTCGGCCACGAGGCTCTCCAGCTCCTCCAGGGACATGTCCCGGTAATTGTGTGCTTTCTTCATCGCGGTTACTCCCCGTGCCTGCTGACGATACGCGTCTTGAAGGGCAGCTTTGCCGCACCCAGCCGGAAGGCCTCCTTGGCCAGCTCGGGGGTCACGCCGTTGATCTCGTAGAGCATGCGACCGGGCTTGACGACGGCAACCCAGTACTCGGGATTGCCCTTGCCCTTGCCCATGCGGGTCTCGGCCGGCTTCAACGTGATCGGTTTGTCCGGGAAGACCCGGATCCAGACCTTGCCCATTCTCTTGATCCGGCGCGTGATGGCGATACGGGCAGCCTCGATCTGACGGCTCGTGATCCAGCCGCACTCCGTGGCCTGCAGGCCGTAGTCGCCGAAGGACACGCTGGAACCGCGGAACGCGACGCCCCTCATGCGGCCCTTGTGGGTCTTGCGGTGTTTGGTCCTCTTCGGCATCAACATGGCTCGTTATCCTCTCCCGCCGGCCTGTCGCCGCGGTGGGTCATTCGTCCTACGCCCGCTCCTCGTGGACCTGGGAACGCAGCTGCTCCTTGAAGTCCGCGGGGAAGATCTCGCCCCTGCAGATCCACACCTTCACGCCGATCGCGCCGAAGGTGGTGTGGGCGGTGGTCATCCCGTAGTCGATGTCGGCGCGCAGCGTGTGCAAGGGGACGCTGCCGTCGTGGTAGCTCTCGATGCGGGCCATCTCGGCGCCGCCGAGGCGGCCGGCGCAGCGGATCTTGATCCCCTGGGCGCCCATGCGCATGGCGGTGGCGATGGCCTTCTTCATGGCGCGGCGGAAGGACACGCGTCCGGTCAGCTGGGCAGCCACGTGCTCGGCGACCAGCGGTGCCGACAGCTCGGGTTTCTTGACCTCTTCCACGTCCAGCTTGACGTTCTTGCCGATCATCTTGTTCAGCTCGGCGCGCAACTCGTCCGCGCGCGAGCCCTTGCGCCCGATGACCACGCCGGGACGGCTTGTCGAGACGATCACGTTCACCTTCTCGCGGAAGCGCTTGATGCGGATCTGCGCGATGCCGGCGTTCCCGACCCTGGCCATGATGTACTTGCGCAGCAGCAGGTCCTCGTTCAGCCAGTCGGCATAGTGCTTCTCGCTGAACCAGGTCGAGTTCCAGTCCTTCACGATCCCCAGCCGGAAACCGATCGGATGCGTTTTCTGACCCATGCTCGTCCTTTCCTCTCCCGTGACCTCGTCGCGCGGCGGCGCTTCGGTCATGCAGTACCCGGCCCTACTGGACCGGCGAAATCGTCACCCGGATATGGCTGGTACGCTTCAAGATCCGGTACGCCCGGCCCTGGGCGCGTGGCTGGATCCGCTTCATGATCGGTCCTTCCTCTATCTTGATTTCCTTGACGAAGAAGCCCGAGTCATCGCGTCTGACGTCCTCCTCCGAGACGATGCGGGCGTTGGCCGTGGCCGACGCGATCGTCTTGCTCAGGATCGGTGACGCCTTCTTGGCGGTCAGGCCGAGGATCTCCTGAGCCAGGTCCACACGCTTGCCACGCACCAGATCGGCCACGAGTCGGGCCTTCCTGGGCGAAATCATCACGAACTTGCTGACAGCACGGCCGTCCATCTGACTTACCTCCGCCTGGCCTGTCTACTTGCCCTTGCCCCTGCTGGTATGCCCCCGGTAGGTCCGCGTCGGCGCGAATTCCCCGAGCTTGTGGCCCACCATGTTCTCCTGGACATATACCGGAATGAACTGCTTGCCGTTGTGGACAGCGATGGTATGACCCAGGAAATCGGGTATGACGGTCGAACGACGCGACCAGGTCTTGACGACCCGCTTGTCGCCCCTCTCATTCATCTCGGCGATCTTCCTGTGCAGGTGATCGTCGACGTATGGTCCCTTTTTGATCGAACGAGCCATGCTTCTTCCATCCTCCGTCCAGGAGCGCGGCGCGGGCCGCGGACTGTAGGGTCGCTACTTCTTCTTCCGACGCCGCACTATGAAGCGGTCCGACGGCTTCTTGCGCCGCGTCTTGAATCCCTTCGTGGGCTGGCCCCAGGGCGAGACGGGATGACGTCCGCCGGAGGACTTGCCCTCGCCGCCGCCGTGGGGGTGGTCGACGGGGTTCATGGCCACGCCCCTGACCTTGGGGCGCCTGCCCAGCCAGCGCGACTTGCCGGCCTTGCCGAGTACGACGTTCTCGTGCTCGGAATTGCCGACCTCGCCGATGGTGGCGTAACAGTTCCTGTGCACCATGCGCACCTCGCCGCTCGGCAGGCGCAGCGTCACGTAATCGCCTTCCTTGGCCAGCACCTGGGCGAAGGAACCGGCGCTGCGGACGATCTGTCCGCCGCGGCCGATCTGCAGCTCCACGTTGTGCACAACGGTGCCCAGGGGTATCCGGTGCAGCGGCATGGAGTTGCCCACGCTGAAGCTGGCCGCCTCGCCGGTCAGCACCGTGTCGTCCACCTTCAGCCCGTTGGGCCACAGGATGTATCGCTTCTCGCCATCGGCATAGAACAGCAGGGCGATGCGCGCGCTGCGGTTCGGATCGTACTCGATGGTCGCGACGCGAGCGGGCACGCCCATCTTGTCGCGCTTGAAGTCGATCCGGCGGTAGCGGCGCTTGTGGCCGCCGCCGCGCCGGCGGCTCGTCACCCGGCCAGTGTTGTTGCGTCCGCCGGTCTTGTTGAGGGGCTCCAGGAGCGACTTCTCGGGTTGATCGGTCGTCAGCTCGCTGAAATCCGAAACCGTGCGGAATCGTTGCGCAGGCGTCACGGGCTTCAGTTTCTTGATACCCATTGTCTTCCCCTATCCTCGAGCCGCGTCGAGCCGCGGCGACTGATCCCTAGACGTTGTCGAAGAGGTTGATGGCATCGCCCTCGGCGAGGGTCACGACGGCCTTCTTCCAGTCGGCGCGCTTGCCGGAGAATCGGCCCAGCCGCTTGAACTTGCCGCGCATGTTCATGGTCCGCACCGACTCCACCTTCACGCCGAAGTAGAGCTCCACGGCCCGTCTGATCTCGTGCTTGTTGGCGGCGGGCTCGACCTCGAAGAAGTACGTGTTGTGCCTCT from bacterium carries:
- the rplX gene encoding 50S ribosomal protein L24; translated protein: MHIKKKDKVRVISGNHKGMEGEVLKVYPDAGRVIVEKVNLIKRHTRQSKQAPQGGIIEKEASIEASNLMLICPKCGKAARTGTEVLGDGMRVRTCKLCGEMLAN
- the rpmC gene encoding 50S ribosomal protein L29; this encodes MKKAHNYRDMSLEELESLVAEKSEDLLNLRMQLNMRRLDNPLSVRIARRELAVIKTVVNEKKAGR
- the rpsS gene encoding 30S ribosomal protein S19, translating into MARSIKKGPYVDDHLHRKIAEMNERGDKRVVKTWSRRSTVIPDFLGHTIAVHNGKQFIPVYVQENMVGHKLGEFAPTRTYRGHTSRGKGK
- a CDS encoding 50S ribosomal protein L23, producing MKDLSKVIHRPLITERGSDLRERHNTYFFEVEPAANKHEIRRAVELYFGVKVESVRTMNMRGKFKRLGRFSGKRADWKKAVVTLAEGDAINLFDNV
- the rplP gene encoding 50S ribosomal protein L16 — encoded protein: MLMPKRTKHRKTHKGRMRGVAFRGSSVSFGDYGLQATECGWITSRQIEAARIAITRRIKRMGKVWIRVFPDKPITLKPAETRMGKGKGNPEYWVAVVKPGRMLYEINGVTPELAKEAFRLGAAKLPFKTRIVSRHGE
- the rpsH gene encoding 30S ribosomal protein S8 — translated: MSMTDPIADMLTRIRNAIQAGHRKVEMPASNTKKALAHLLEAQGYVAKVDETDEGPQGTVRITLKYYVRNGKQTGVIEGLQRVSKPGRRIYADKLSIPKVRGGYGIAIVSTNQGIMTDHQCRTRGVGGEILCEVW
- the rpsQ gene encoding 30S ribosomal protein S17, whose protein sequence is MTQSERNLRATRIGTVVSDLMDKTVVVKIDRRFPHPLYKRIINRSIKIKAHDEANECHAGDTVKVMSTRPYSKTKRWRVAEILERAK
- the rplV gene encoding 50S ribosomal protein L22, with translation MDGRAVSKFVMISPRKARLVADLVRGKRVDLAQEILGLTAKKASPILSKTIASATANARIVSEEDVRRDDSGFFVKEIKIEEGPIMKRIQPRAQGRAYRILKRTSHIRVTISPVQ
- the rplB gene encoding 50S ribosomal protein L2, with protein sequence MGIKKLKPVTPAQRFRTVSDFSELTTDQPEKSLLEPLNKTGGRNNTGRVTSRRRGGGHKRRYRRIDFKRDKMGVPARVATIEYDPNRSARIALLFYADGEKRYILWPNGLKVDDTVLTGEAASFSVGNSMPLHRIPLGTVVHNVELQIGRGGQIVRSAGSFAQVLAKEGDYVTLRLPSGEVRMVHRNCYATIGEVGNSEHENVVLGKAGKSRWLGRRPKVRGVAMNPVDHPHGGGEGKSSGGRHPVSPWGQPTKGFKTRRKKPSDRFIVRRRKKK
- the rplN gene encoding 50S ribosomal protein L14, coding for MIQVHTMLNIADNSGAKTAMCIRVLGGSRRRYARVGDIIVCAVKSAIPNGNVKKGTVVKAVVVRTRKEIGRKDGSYIRFGENSAVIINDDKEPVGTRIFGPVARELREKKFMKIVSLAPEVL
- a CDS encoding type Z 30S ribosomal protein S14, which translates into the protein MAKKSLIAKANRPPKYKVRAYTRCRRCGRARAYYRKFGVCRICFRELALQGDLPGVVKSSW
- the rplE gene encoding 50S ribosomal protein L5 → MSKPRMREFYENDVRRALQEKFGFKNPMMIPRPTKIVLNMGLGRAIQNPKTLESALSDLEIIAGQQPVKTKARKSISNFKLREGMAIGARVTLRGERMWEFMDRFINFTLPRIRDFRGVSDRLSGGGDYTVGLKDQLVFPEIDYDKVEEPRGLNITFVTTAKNDEEGRELLKQLGMPFRR
- the rpsC gene encoding 30S ribosomal protein S3, translating into MGQKTHPIGFRLGIVKDWNSTWFSEKHYADWLNEDLLLRKYIMARVGNAGIAQIRIKRFREKVNVIVSTSRPGVVIGRKGSRADELRAELNKMIGKNVKLDVEEVKKPELSAPLVAEHVAAQLTGRVSFRRAMKKAIATAMRMGAQGIKIRCAGRLGGAEMARIESYHDGSVPLHTLRADIDYGMTTAHTTFGAIGVKVWICRGEIFPADFKEQLRSQVHEERA